In a single window of the Bacillus mycoides genome:
- the priA gene encoding primosomal protein N': MKFASVIVDVPARQTDRPFDYIIPKKWEDIVQTGMRVVVPFGPRKLQGFIIGIKDSVELESKKLKALYEILDVTPVLNDELLKLGYWLTSETLCYMISAFQVMLPTAIKATYKKRLQLRNREEVAPEILSLFQGKETIDWEVIEAQPHLYRTIQQEIKNGTTEVVYQVKDKVQKKKQRVVQPELPADKLELAAFELKSKKQQDVLYYFVENYKSVPLKNLTEELQITDAPIKALVKKGLISEKYVEVYRSPYDDDDFEQTKPFPLTEEQKQVITPILSSITNETYNPFLLYGVTGSGKTEVYLQSIAAVLEKGKEAIVLVPEIALTPQMVDRFKGRFGSQVAVLHSALSVGEKYDEWRKILRKEVKVVVGARSAIFAPFENLGIIIIDEEHESSYKQEDNPKYHARDVAVWRGQYHKCPIVLGSATPTLESFARAKKGVYGLLTMEKRMNKQALPTVEIVDMREELRDGNRSMFSKALHEKIADRLEKKEQMVLFLNRRGHSTFVMCRDCGYVVQCPHCDISLTYHKMNHRLKCHYCSHEENMPTECPACNSTYIRFFGTGTQKVEEEITKLFPEARVIRMDVDTTSRKGMHEKLLKAFGEEKADILLGTQMIAKGLDFPKVTLVGVLTADTMLHLPDFRASEKTYQLLTQVSGRAGRHELPGEVVIQTYTPEHYSVELAKNQQYDVFYEHEMQMRQMRQYPPYYYVVLVTVSHPELLKAVQVTEKIVGHLRTHCSRQTMVLGPVASAIPRIKDRYRYQCMIKYKREPNLKNVLKMVNEHYQAEMQKELQISIDFNPTMLM, from the coding sequence ATGAAGTTTGCAAGTGTAATTGTTGATGTACCTGCACGTCAAACAGATCGACCGTTTGATTATATTATCCCTAAAAAATGGGAAGATATCGTGCAAACAGGAATGCGTGTAGTAGTCCCATTCGGTCCGAGGAAATTGCAAGGTTTTATTATTGGCATAAAGGATTCGGTTGAACTAGAAAGTAAAAAGTTAAAAGCGTTGTATGAAATATTAGATGTCACTCCGGTTTTAAATGATGAATTATTAAAACTTGGGTATTGGCTTACAAGTGAAACGTTATGTTATATGATTTCAGCTTTTCAGGTGATGCTTCCGACGGCGATTAAAGCAACATATAAAAAGCGTCTGCAACTTCGTAACCGAGAAGAAGTAGCACCAGAAATTCTTTCTTTATTTCAAGGGAAGGAAACGATAGATTGGGAAGTTATCGAAGCACAGCCGCACCTATATCGCACTATTCAACAAGAAATTAAAAATGGTACGACTGAAGTGGTTTATCAAGTAAAGGATAAAGTGCAGAAGAAGAAACAAAGAGTAGTTCAACCGGAGTTGCCGGCAGATAAATTGGAATTAGCAGCATTTGAACTGAAAAGTAAAAAACAACAAGATGTACTCTATTATTTTGTAGAAAACTACAAAAGTGTACCGTTAAAAAATTTAACAGAAGAATTACAAATAACAGATGCTCCAATAAAAGCACTTGTTAAAAAGGGTCTAATCTCAGAAAAGTATGTAGAGGTATACCGGAGTCCGTATGACGATGATGATTTTGAACAAACGAAACCATTTCCGCTTACTGAGGAACAAAAACAAGTAATTACACCGATTTTGTCATCAATTACAAATGAAACTTACAATCCATTTTTATTATATGGTGTTACAGGAAGTGGTAAGACTGAAGTGTATTTACAATCTATAGCAGCGGTGCTCGAGAAAGGAAAAGAAGCAATTGTGCTTGTTCCTGAAATTGCGCTAACGCCCCAGATGGTAGATCGCTTTAAAGGTAGGTTCGGTTCGCAAGTTGCAGTTCTTCACAGTGCGCTTTCTGTTGGCGAGAAATATGATGAATGGCGAAAGATATTAAGAAAAGAAGTGAAAGTTGTAGTTGGTGCGCGTTCAGCTATTTTTGCTCCATTCGAAAATTTAGGAATCATTATTATTGATGAAGAGCATGAATCAAGTTATAAGCAAGAGGATAACCCAAAGTATCATGCAAGAGATGTAGCAGTGTGGAGAGGACAATACCATAAGTGTCCAATCGTTCTCGGAAGTGCAACGCCGACACTTGAATCGTTTGCTAGAGCGAAAAAAGGTGTCTATGGGTTGCTTACAATGGAAAAACGTATGAACAAACAAGCTTTGCCGACTGTAGAAATTGTTGATATGCGTGAAGAGCTTCGTGATGGAAATCGCTCAATGTTTTCAAAGGCACTGCATGAAAAAATAGCAGATCGATTAGAAAAAAAAGAACAAATGGTTCTCTTTTTAAATAGAAGGGGTCATTCTACGTTTGTGATGTGTCGTGATTGTGGGTATGTCGTACAATGTCCGCATTGTGATATTTCGTTGACATATCACAAAATGAACCATCGTTTAAAGTGTCATTATTGTAGTCATGAGGAAAATATGCCAACGGAGTGTCCTGCTTGTAATAGTACGTATATTCGTTTCTTTGGTACAGGGACGCAAAAGGTTGAAGAAGAAATCACAAAACTATTCCCTGAGGCGCGGGTCATTCGAATGGATGTGGATACAACAAGCCGTAAAGGAATGCATGAAAAATTATTAAAGGCGTTTGGTGAAGAGAAAGCAGATATATTACTTGGAACACAAATGATTGCAAAAGGGCTTGATTTTCCGAAGGTGACGCTTGTTGGCGTTTTAACGGCGGATACGATGCTTCATCTACCTGATTTTCGGGCGAGTGAAAAGACGTATCAGCTATTGACACAAGTGAGTGGACGTGCAGGAAGACATGAATTGCCAGGTGAAGTTGTAATTCAAACGTATACGCCGGAACATTACAGTGTAGAATTAGCAAAGAATCAACAATATGATGTATTTTATGAGCACGAAATGCAAATGAGGCAAATGAGACAATATCCGCCATATTACTACGTTGTACTTGTAACTGTATCTCATCCGGAGTTATTAAAGGCAGTCCAAGTGACGGAAAAAATTGTCGGTCATTTACGAACGCATTGTTCAAGGCAAACGATGGTGTTAGGGCCGGTTGCTTCAGCAATTCCAAGGATAAAAGATAGATATCGTTACCAATGCATGATAAAATACAAACGGGAACCAAACTTAAAGAACGTGCTCAAAATGGTAAATGAACATTATCAAGCAGAAATGCAAAAAGAGCTACAAATCTCAATTGATTTTAATCCAACAATGTTAATGTAG
- the def gene encoding peptide deformylase: MAVLEIVKHPNEVLETPCERVINFDKKLVKLLKDMHETMLIADGVGLAAPQVGVSLQVAVVDIGDDTGKIELINPVILEKRGEQVGPEGCLSFPGLYGEVERADYIKVRAQNRRGKIFLLEADDFLARAIQHEIDHLHGVLFTSKVKRYYEAGELE, from the coding sequence ATGGCAGTTTTAGAAATTGTAAAGCATCCAAATGAAGTGTTAGAAACACCATGCGAAAGAGTAATTAACTTTGATAAAAAGTTAGTGAAATTGTTAAAAGATATGCATGAAACAATGTTAATTGCAGACGGAGTTGGTTTAGCTGCGCCACAAGTGGGTGTAAGCTTACAAGTTGCTGTTGTTGATATAGGTGATGATACGGGTAAAATTGAATTAATTAATCCTGTTATTTTAGAAAAACGTGGTGAACAAGTAGGTCCCGAAGGCTGCTTAAGCTTTCCGGGACTTTATGGTGAAGTGGAGCGTGCAGATTACATTAAAGTACGTGCACAAAATCGTCGCGGTAAAATATTTTTATTAGAAGCGGATGACTTCTTAGCGCGTGCAATTCAGCATGAAATCGATCATTTACACGGTGTTTTATTTACATCTAAAGTGAAAAGGTATTATGAAGCAGGCGAATTAGAATAG
- the fmt gene encoding methionyl-tRNA formyltransferase, protein MMKVVFMGTPDFSVPVLRRLIEDGYDVVGVVTQPDRPVGRKKVLTPTPVKVEAEKHGIPVVQPLKIREKDEYEKVLALEPDLIVTAAFGQIVPNEILEAPKYGCINVHASLLPELRGGAPIHYAIMEGKEKTGITIMYMVEKLDAGDILTQVEVEIEERETTGSLFDKLSEAGAHLLSKTVPLLIQGKLEPIKQSEAEVTFAYNIKREQEIIDWTKTGEEVYNHIRGLNPWPVAYTTLAGQVIKVWWGEKVSITEKAEPGTIVALEEDGFVVATGNETGVKITELQPSGKKRMSCSQFLRGTKPEIGTKLGENA, encoded by the coding sequence ATGATGAAAGTAGTATTTATGGGGACACCGGACTTTTCTGTGCCGGTGCTTCGTCGTCTTATCGAGGACGGATATGACGTAGTTGGTGTTGTAACGCAACCTGATCGTCCAGTTGGTAGAAAAAAGGTTTTAACACCTACTCCTGTTAAAGTAGAAGCGGAGAAACATGGTATTCCAGTAGTACAGCCGTTAAAAATTCGTGAAAAAGACGAATATGAAAAAGTATTAGCACTAGAGCCAGACTTAATTGTAACAGCAGCATTTGGACAAATCGTACCGAATGAAATTTTAGAAGCGCCAAAGTATGGATGTATTAATGTCCACGCATCATTACTTCCAGAACTTCGCGGTGGTGCACCAATTCATTATGCGATCATGGAAGGTAAAGAGAAAACAGGTATTACAATTATGTATATGGTAGAAAAATTAGATGCGGGCGATATATTAACGCAAGTAGAAGTAGAAATTGAAGAGCGTGAAACAACAGGTTCATTATTTGATAAGTTAAGCGAAGCAGGAGCACACCTTTTATCTAAAACGGTTCCTTTACTAATTCAGGGTAAACTAGAACCAATTAAACAAAGTGAAGCTGAAGTGACGTTTGCATATAATATAAAACGTGAGCAAGAGATAATTGATTGGACAAAAACAGGTGAAGAAGTATACAATCACATTCGCGGATTGAATCCATGGCCAGTTGCTTATACGACTTTGGCAGGACAAGTTATTAAAGTATGGTGGGGAGAGAAGGTCTCTATTACAGAGAAAGCTGAACCAGGTACAATAGTAGCTCTTGAAGAAGATGGATTTGTTGTTGCAACAGGGAACGAGACAGGCGTTAAAATCACTGAATTGCAACCATCTGGTAAAAAGCGTATGAGTTGTTCACAATTTTTACGTGGAACAAAACCTGAAATTGGTACGAAGTTAGGAGAAAATGCATGA
- the rsmB gene encoding 16S rRNA (cytosine(967)-C(5))-methyltransferase RsmB: MRQNVRELALDGLIQVEKSGAYSNLLLNNLIEKNTIDRKDIGLLTEMVYGTIQRRDTLDYYLQPFLRKKVEAWVRVLLRLSLYQMLYLDRVPERAAIHEAVEIAKRRGHKGISGMVNGVLRSIQREGVPSLEEIENPVERLAIATSHPMWLVQEWASEYGLETAEKMCEVNMLPPVPTARVNVDKVTVEEAVALLADEGIEAKRGELSEDAIQIERGNVAHTEAFKKGFLSIQDESSMLVARALEPNKGDTVLDSCAAPGGKTTHIAERLDGTGKVMSLDLHAHKVRLIEQQAKRLGLENVETMALDARKVQEHFANESFDKILVDAPCSGSGVIRRKPDIKLGKDKGDSERLSTIQLAILEKIAPLLKQGGRLVYSTCTIEKIENEQVIKQFLQEHPEFEWDTTIKDRMPEKLNPYIDEGQVRILPHYFATDGFYIACLRKKV; encoded by the coding sequence ATGAGACAAAATGTTCGTGAGTTAGCTCTGGATGGCTTAATTCAAGTAGAAAAAAGTGGTGCATATAGCAACTTACTTTTAAATAATTTGATTGAAAAAAATACAATTGACAGAAAAGATATTGGTTTATTAACTGAAATGGTATATGGAACAATTCAACGTCGTGACACACTAGATTATTATTTACAACCATTTTTAAGAAAAAAGGTTGAAGCGTGGGTAAGAGTGTTGCTTCGCCTATCTCTATATCAAATGCTATATTTAGACCGAGTTCCAGAAAGAGCGGCTATTCATGAAGCAGTTGAGATTGCAAAGCGTCGTGGGCATAAAGGGATTTCAGGCATGGTGAACGGAGTATTGCGTTCAATTCAGCGAGAAGGTGTACCTTCGTTAGAAGAAATCGAAAATCCAGTAGAACGTCTTGCGATTGCAACGAGTCATCCAATGTGGCTTGTACAAGAATGGGCATCCGAATATGGTTTAGAGACAGCAGAGAAAATGTGTGAAGTAAATATGTTGCCACCTGTACCAACAGCACGTGTAAATGTTGATAAAGTAACGGTAGAAGAAGCGGTTGCGTTATTAGCTGATGAGGGTATAGAAGCAAAACGTGGTGAATTGTCAGAGGATGCAATTCAAATTGAAAGAGGAAATGTCGCACATACAGAAGCGTTCAAAAAAGGTTTCCTTTCTATTCAAGATGAAAGCTCAATGCTTGTAGCACGTGCTTTAGAACCGAATAAAGGAGATACAGTTCTAGATAGTTGTGCTGCTCCTGGCGGAAAAACAACTCATATTGCAGAGCGTTTGGACGGAACTGGTAAGGTAATGTCGCTTGATTTACACGCACATAAAGTACGTTTAATTGAACAACAGGCGAAGAGACTTGGTTTAGAAAATGTAGAAACGATGGCTTTAGATGCTAGAAAAGTTCAAGAGCATTTTGCAAATGAATCTTTTGACAAAATATTAGTAGATGCACCATGTTCTGGATCTGGTGTTATTAGACGTAAACCTGATATTAAGTTAGGTAAAGATAAGGGCGATAGTGAAAGGTTATCAACGATTCAACTTGCGATACTAGAAAAAATAGCACCATTGTTAAAACAAGGTGGTCGCCTTGTTTATAGTACGTGCACAATTGAAAAAATAGAAAATGAACAAGTAATAAAGCAATTTTTACAAGAGCATCCTGAATTTGAATGGGATACTACGATAAAAGATCGCATGCCAGAAAAGTTAAATCCGTATATTGATGAAGGTCAAGTACGAATTTTACCGCATTATTTTGCAACAGATGGCTTTTATATTGCTTGTTTAAGAAAGAAGGTGTAG
- the rlmN gene encoding 23S rRNA (adenine(2503)-C(2))-methyltransferase RlmN translates to METTVKKQKKNLETKKPSIYSLQLHEMQDWLKEQGEPKFRAGQIFDWLYKKRVKNYEDMSNLAKGLRDKLSNSFDITTLNTLVKQTSSDGTIKFLFQLYDGYSIETVLMRHEYGNSICVTTQVGCRIGCTFCASTLGGLKRNLEAGEIVAQVVEVQRALDETEERVSSLVVMGIGEPFDNYDNLMSFLRIVNHEKGIHIGARHMTVSTSGIVPKIYKFAEEDMQINFAISLHAANTEIRSKLMPINRAYKLPDLMEAVKYYVNRTGRRITFEYGLFGGENDQVEHAEELAALLKGVKCHVNLIPVNYVPERDYVRTPREQIFLFEKTLKDRGVNVTIRREQGHDIDAACGQLRAKERKEETR, encoded by the coding sequence ATGGAAACGACTGTAAAAAAACAAAAGAAAAATCTAGAAACAAAGAAACCATCAATTTATTCTTTACAACTTCATGAAATGCAAGATTGGTTAAAGGAACAAGGAGAACCTAAGTTCCGTGCAGGACAAATTTTTGATTGGCTATATAAAAAACGTGTAAAAAATTATGAGGATATGTCAAACCTTGCTAAAGGATTGCGCGATAAATTGTCGAATTCCTTTGATATTACTACTTTAAACACTTTAGTAAAACAAACGTCTTCGGATGGAACGATTAAATTCCTATTCCAGTTATACGATGGATACTCTATTGAAACTGTACTAATGCGACATGAATATGGAAATTCCATTTGTGTAACAACACAGGTGGGTTGCCGCATTGGCTGTACGTTCTGTGCTTCTACACTTGGTGGGTTAAAACGAAACTTAGAGGCTGGAGAAATTGTAGCGCAAGTAGTAGAAGTTCAGCGTGCGCTTGATGAAACAGAAGAACGTGTAAGTTCTCTTGTTGTTATGGGAATTGGAGAGCCATTTGATAATTATGATAACTTAATGTCATTCTTACGCATTGTAAATCATGAAAAAGGAATTCATATTGGTGCAAGACATATGACAGTTTCAACAAGTGGAATTGTTCCAAAAATTTATAAGTTCGCTGAAGAAGATATGCAAATTAATTTTGCGATTTCATTGCATGCTGCAAATACAGAGATACGTTCAAAATTAATGCCGATCAACCGTGCTTATAAGCTACCTGATTTAATGGAAGCTGTTAAATACTATGTAAATAGAACAGGGCGTCGTATTACATTTGAATATGGCTTATTTGGAGGAGAAAATGACCAAGTTGAGCACGCTGAAGAACTTGCTGCGCTCTTAAAAGGTGTAAAATGTCATGTAAACTTAATTCCGGTAAACTACGTGCCAGAACGTGATTATGTACGTACGCCACGAGAGCAAATTTTCTTATTTGAAAAGACGCTAAAAGATCGTGGAGTGAATGTAACCATTCGCCGTGAACAAGGTCATGATATTGATGCAGCCTGCGGTCAGTTGCGTGCAAAGGAGCGCAAAGAAGAGACGAGGTGA
- a CDS encoding Stp1/IreP family PP2C-type Ser/Thr phosphatase, translated as MKAVFLSDKGKVRQHNEDSAGVFRNLDGNILAVVADGMGGHRAGDVASSMAIQLFHDYWKQTHNMNEPKKVEKWLHTNVGIINERIYAYSQQHAECNGMGTTLIIAICTSNFVTIGHIGDSRCYMVSEGKMTLVTEDHSLVNELVRHGEISKEDAEYHPKKNVLLRALGNEETVGLDVKTLVLEEDDQLLLCSDGLSNKVSIADMQQILQLNEQLEAKGEHLIQLANDRGGEDNITLVIIDYTDSTNESR; from the coding sequence ATGAAAGCCGTGTTTCTATCGGATAAAGGAAAAGTTCGTCAACATAATGAAGATAGTGCAGGAGTTTTTCGCAATTTAGATGGAAATATTTTAGCGGTAGTAGCAGATGGAATGGGAGGTCATCGAGCTGGCGATGTAGCTAGCTCGATGGCTATTCAATTATTCCATGATTATTGGAAGCAAACGCATAATATGAATGAGCCTAAAAAGGTAGAAAAGTGGTTACATACTAACGTTGGAATTATTAATGAGCGCATATATGCTTACTCTCAGCAGCATGCAGAATGTAATGGCATGGGAACAACACTTATAATAGCCATTTGTACATCGAATTTTGTGACGATAGGTCATATAGGAGATAGTCGTTGTTATATGGTATCAGAGGGGAAAATGACGCTTGTAACGGAAGATCATTCGCTTGTAAATGAACTTGTAAGACATGGCGAAATTTCAAAGGAAGATGCAGAATATCACCCGAAAAAGAATGTTTTGTTAAGAGCATTAGGAAATGAAGAAACAGTTGGATTAGATGTTAAAACATTGGTGCTTGAAGAAGATGATCAATTACTTCTTTGCTCGGATGGATTGTCTAACAAAGTTTCTATTGCTGATATGCAACAAATTTTACAATTGAATGAACAGCTCGAGGCGAAGGGAGAGCATCTCATTCAATTAGCAAATGATCGTGGTGGAGAAGATAATATTACCCTCGTTATTATTGATTATACGGATTCGACAAACGAAAGTAGGTGA
- the pknB gene encoding Stk1 family PASTA domain-containing Ser/Thr kinase, whose amino-acid sequence MLIGKRLNDRYKLLKMIGGGGMANVYLAHDDILGRDVAVKILRLDYSNNEEFIKRFHREAQSVTTLSHPNIVNMYDVGEEDDIYYLVMEYVPGRTLKQYIIDRGMLPIGEALDIMEQLTSAMAHAHHFEIVHRDIKPHNILIRDDGVVKVTDFGIATATSAATITHTNSVLGSVHYLSPEQARGGIANKQSDIYSLGIVMFELLTGRQPFSGESAVAIALKHLQNEMPSPKRWNDNIPQSVENIILKATAKDPFHRYQSANAMKRDIETALYPERINEQPFYIPEDMEATKAIPIIQQEQLFQNVSDETIVLKGSKVDEQVRKEETKSGKKKKRNNKWLKVLITTFLLLAIGITLALTVIPGFFIPKDVKVPDVAGMKYTTAVNTLVEKGFEVTEPNLVYTDDVEAGKVIKTDPIAGRVVKENSKITIYQSGGKKKSKMRDLTGKDFESIRAELEEEYKQVTINYIENDKPKGEIVEQIPTPDQMVIETEQELKIWVSKGPYQIRPGDFSGWTENSVKGYLNERKLVSDIKREYSDTVDKGLVISQLPKPGTPLKEGDKVSIVISDGPKPKVTKTVKVDNISIPYEASATGEKKPQTIEIYKEDMQQKMDKPVETRTITESAIISLEFVIQEGAKGHYKIVRDGVTIMDKEVPYPAQ is encoded by the coding sequence GTGCTGATTGGAAAACGCTTAAATGACCGTTATAAGCTGCTGAAAATGATTGGCGGTGGAGGAATGGCCAATGTATATTTAGCTCATGATGATATACTCGGCCGAGATGTAGCGGTAAAAATATTAAGACTCGACTATTCAAATAATGAAGAGTTTATTAAACGTTTCCATCGAGAAGCGCAATCTGTTACAACGTTGTCGCATCCAAATATTGTGAATATGTATGATGTTGGGGAAGAGGATGATATATATTATCTTGTAATGGAATATGTACCTGGACGAACATTGAAGCAATACATAATTGATCGAGGGATGTTACCGATAGGAGAGGCTCTTGATATAATGGAGCAGTTAACGTCCGCTATGGCACACGCCCATCATTTTGAGATTGTACATCGTGATATTAAACCGCACAATATTTTGATTCGAGATGACGGAGTGGTCAAAGTAACAGACTTTGGAATTGCGACAGCTACAAGTGCAGCAACAATTACACATACAAATTCGGTGCTCGGTTCGGTGCATTATTTATCACCAGAACAAGCGCGCGGCGGTATAGCGAATAAACAATCAGATATTTATTCACTTGGGATTGTTATGTTTGAATTGTTAACAGGAAGACAACCGTTTTCTGGTGAATCTGCTGTTGCAATTGCGTTAAAACATTTACAAAATGAAATGCCATCTCCAAAAAGATGGAATGACAATATTCCACAAAGTGTTGAAAATATTATATTAAAGGCAACTGCGAAAGATCCGTTCCATCGATATCAATCTGCTAACGCGATGAAACGAGATATTGAAACAGCACTATACCCAGAACGAATAAATGAACAACCATTTTACATACCAGAAGATATGGAAGCAACGAAAGCGATTCCAATTATTCAACAAGAACAACTATTTCAAAATGTAAGTGATGAAACGATTGTATTAAAAGGAAGTAAAGTGGATGAACAAGTAAGAAAAGAAGAGACCAAATCAGGTAAGAAGAAAAAGCGAAATAATAAATGGCTGAAAGTTTTAATTACAACATTTTTACTTTTAGCGATAGGGATAACATTAGCACTTACTGTTATTCCAGGCTTCTTTATTCCGAAAGATGTGAAGGTTCCTGATGTGGCTGGTATGAAATATACGACAGCTGTAAATACATTAGTTGAAAAAGGTTTTGAAGTTACTGAACCTAATCTTGTATATACAGATGATGTTGAAGCCGGAAAAGTGATAAAAACAGATCCTATAGCAGGAAGAGTAGTGAAAGAAAACTCTAAAATTACTATCTATCAATCAGGTGGGAAAAAGAAAAGTAAGATGCGTGATTTGACAGGAAAAGATTTCGAGAGTATAAGAGCTGAGTTAGAAGAAGAATATAAACAAGTTACAATAAATTATATTGAAAATGATAAGCCGAAAGGTGAAATTGTAGAGCAAATACCAACGCCTGATCAAATGGTTATAGAGACAGAACAAGAACTGAAAATTTGGGTAAGTAAAGGACCTTATCAAATAAGACCAGGTGATTTTTCAGGATGGACTGAAAATAGTGTAAAAGGTTATTTAAATGAAAGAAAGCTTGTTTCTGATATAAAAAGAGAGTATTCAGATACGGTTGATAAAGGTCTTGTTATTTCACAGTTACCAAAGCCTGGGACACCTTTAAAAGAAGGAGATAAAGTATCGATTGTTATCTCCGATGGTCCGAAGCCTAAAGTGACGAAAACGGTAAAAGTGGATAACATTTCTATCCCATATGAAGCTTCTGCAACAGGTGAGAAAAAGCCGCAAACAATAGAAATTTATAAAGAAGATATGCAGCAAAAAATGGATAAACCAGTTGAAACGAGAACAATTACTGAGTCAGCGATTATTTCTTTAGAATTTGTAATTCAAGAAGGTGCAAAGGGACACTATAAAATTGTCCGAGATGGAGTAACGATTATGGACAAGGAAGTACCATATCCAGCTCAATAA
- the rsgA gene encoding ribosome small subunit-dependent GTPase A has product MPEGKIVKALSGFYYVQNEEGITQCRGRGVFRKNKITPLVGDQVVFQADNPNEGYVLEVFDRKNELVRPPIANVDQAILVFSAVEPDFNPGLLDRFLVLIEYHNIKPIICISKMDLVDEKMRETVESYANDYREMGYDVLFTSINTSESIDILKPFLEGCISVVAGQSGVGKSSMLNVLRPDLELKTNDISSHLGRGKHTTRHVELITVGSGLVADTPGFSSLDFIDIEVEDLTYCFPELKEASQYCKFRGCTHLAEPKCAVKAAVEEGKITEYRYKNYKQFVEEIRERKPRY; this is encoded by the coding sequence ATGCCAGAAGGAAAAATTGTAAAAGCTCTAAGTGGGTTTTATTATGTGCAGAATGAGGAAGGGATTACACAATGTCGTGGGCGTGGTGTATTTAGAAAGAATAAAATTACGCCACTTGTAGGAGACCAAGTTGTTTTTCAAGCGGATAATCCGAATGAAGGTTATGTGTTAGAAGTATTTGATCGGAAAAATGAACTTGTTAGACCTCCTATTGCTAATGTTGATCAAGCTATTCTTGTTTTCTCTGCGGTAGAACCAGATTTTAATCCAGGACTGTTAGATCGATTTTTAGTATTAATTGAATATCATAACATTAAACCGATTATTTGTATTAGTAAGATGGATTTAGTAGATGAAAAAATGAGAGAAACTGTTGAATCTTATGCAAATGATTATCGTGAAATGGGTTATGATGTGTTGTTTACTTCTATAAATACATCGGAAAGTATTGATATTCTGAAACCATTCTTAGAAGGTTGTATTTCCGTCGTTGCAGGCCAATCTGGTGTTGGGAAATCTTCAATGCTAAACGTATTACGTCCAGATTTAGAATTGAAAACTAATGATATTTCTTCACATTTAGGACGTGGAAAGCATACGACAAGACACGTAGAATTAATTACAGTTGGAAGCGGACTTGTTGCGGATACACCTGGTTTTAGTTCGCTTGATTTCATAGATATAGAGGTAGAAGATCTTACATATTGTTTTCCAGAGTTGAAAGAAGCGAGCCAATACTGTAAATTTAGAGGGTGTACACACCTTGCTGAACCGAAATGTGCGGTGAAAGCTGCGGTTGAAGAAGGAAAGATTACCGAATATCGTTATAAGAATTACAAACAATTCGTAGAAGAAATTAGAGAGAGAAAGCCGAGGTATTAG
- the rpe gene encoding ribulose-phosphate 3-epimerase codes for MIKIAPSILSADFSRLGEEIKDVEKGGADYIHVDVMDGHFVPNITIGPLIVEAIRPITSLPLDVHLMIENPDNYIPTFAKAGADIITVHVEACPHLHRTIQLIKSHDIKAGVVLNPHTPVSTIEHVLEDIDMVLLMTVNPGFGGQKFIHSVLPKIKQIAEMVKERNLEVEIEVDGGVNAETARLCIEAGANVLVAGSAVYNQKDRGEAIRVIRG; via the coding sequence ATGATTAAAATTGCACCATCGATTTTATCAGCAGATTTTTCAAGATTAGGGGAAGAGATTAAAGATGTAGAAAAAGGCGGAGCTGACTACATTCACGTCGATGTAATGGATGGGCATTTCGTACCAAATATTACGATTGGACCATTAATTGTAGAAGCAATCCGTCCGATTACATCATTACCGTTAGATGTACATTTAATGATTGAAAATCCTGATAACTATATCCCAACTTTCGCAAAAGCGGGAGCGGATATTATTACTGTTCATGTAGAAGCGTGTCCTCATTTACATCGTACAATTCAGTTAATTAAATCTCATGACATTAAAGCAGGGGTTGTATTAAATCCGCATACTCCAGTTTCAACGATTGAGCATGTATTAGAAGATATAGACATGGTATTACTTATGACAGTAAATCCTGGATTTGGCGGGCAGAAGTTTATTCATTCTGTATTACCGAAAATCAAACAAATTGCAGAAATGGTTAAAGAGCGAAATCTAGAAGTGGAAATTGAAGTTGATGGTGGTGTCAACGCTGAAACGGCAAGACTTTGTATTGAAGCAGGAGCGAATGTTCTTGTAGCGGGATCAGCAGTATACAATCAAAAAGACCGCGGTGAAGCAATTCGTGTAATTCGCGGATAA